The following are encoded together in the Desulfococcus multivorans genome:
- a CDS encoding acyl carrier protein, translating into MTSDELKNIILEIIRDIAPEADLSELDPDTRFRDQFEFSSVDFLNFSIKLQERLGIRIPETECPLLASLSGCLSYLGPKYRQKEV; encoded by the coding sequence ATGACATCAGACGAACTCAAAAACATCATCCTGGAGATCATCCGGGACATTGCGCCGGAAGCGGACCTTTCCGAACTCGATCCGGATACCCGGTTCCGGGACCAGTTCGAGTTCAGTTCGGTGGACTTTCTGAACTTCTCGATCAAGCTTCAGGAACGGCTCGGGATCCGAATCCCCGAGACGGAATGTCCCCTCCTGGCCTCCCTTTCCGGATGCCTCTCCTATCTTGGGCCCAAATACCGTCAAAAGGAGGTATGA
- a CDS encoding ChaN family lipoprotein, producing the protein MVGFSRRFDIQCRVGDSRPRRPSPAGTGLEHRKLNDNASEPKESEPDVITKTIGPLICIGVLLLAAGCGIRSPHGRMRAPEAPAVTPGHFRVYDGVGAPATLEDIVSAAAAADVVFIGEEHDDPAAHFLESNLLERLFEACRSGGPSGRERPVLLSLEMFEADVQTVVDEYLADLITERHFLKAARPWPGYPTDYRPLIEFARSNGIPVVAANAPSRYVNRVARLGRSALDPLFPASRAWLPPLPYGEASAAYREKFRNFWEETQVGNVPHGPAIPAPPMDAPSEAAASAEIEERFERLLAAQSLWDAGMAFHLSEALARHPGALALHVNGKFHSQSGLGIPEHLREYRKDVSIVTVTVLSLSSFPAFDPAAAGGDTFIIVTDPSLKPGRRG; encoded by the coding sequence ATGGTAGGATTCAGTCGTCGGTTTGACATTCAGTGCCGTGTCGGCGACTCCAGACCGCGTAGGCCCTCCCCTGCCGGCACCGGCCTCGAACACCGGAAGTTGAATGACAATGCATCCGAACCCAAAGAAAGCGAGCCAGACGTGATCACCAAAACCATAGGACCTCTGATCTGCATCGGCGTGCTGCTGCTCGCCGCCGGATGCGGCATCCGCTCCCCCCACGGGAGAATGCGCGCGCCCGAAGCCCCCGCCGTCACCCCCGGACATTTCCGGGTCTACGACGGCGTCGGCGCCCCCGCGACCCTCGAGGATATCGTTTCGGCGGCCGCCGCGGCGGACGTCGTTTTCATCGGAGAGGAACACGACGATCCGGCGGCCCATTTTCTGGAATCGAACCTTCTCGAGCGGCTCTTCGAGGCCTGCCGATCCGGCGGCCCTTCCGGGCGGGAAAGACCCGTTCTTCTTTCCCTGGAAATGTTCGAGGCGGACGTTCAAACGGTCGTGGATGAATATCTCGCGGACCTGATCACCGAACGTCACTTTTTGAAGGCCGCGAGACCGTGGCCGGGATATCCGACCGATTACCGCCCCCTGATCGAATTCGCCAGAAGCAACGGCATCCCCGTCGTCGCGGCCAACGCGCCGAGCCGGTACGTCAACCGCGTCGCCCGATTGGGCCGTTCGGCTCTCGATCCCCTCTTTCCGGCGTCCAGGGCCTGGCTCCCGCCGCTGCCCTACGGCGAAGCCTCGGCGGCCTATCGCGAAAAATTCAGGAATTTCTGGGAAGAAACCCAGGTGGGAAACGTTCCCCATGGACCCGCAATCCCGGCGCCGCCCATGGACGCCCCTTCCGAGGCCGCGGCATCAGCGGAAATCGAAGAGCGCTTCGAGCGCCTCCTGGCGGCCCAATCCCTGTGGGATGCCGGCATGGCCTTTCACCTCTCGGAGGCTTTAGCGCGTCACCCCGGCGCCCTGGCGCTCCACGTCAACGGCAAATTCCACAGCCAATCCGGGCTGGGCATTCCGGAACACCTCCGGGAGTACCGTAAGGATGTCTCGATCGTGACGGTGACGGTGCTTTCCCTGTCCTCGTTTCCGGCCTTCGACCCTGCCGCGGCCGGCGGCGACACCTTCATCATCGTAACGGATCCTTCCCTCAAACCCGGCCGGCGAGGGTGA
- a CDS encoding AAA family ATPase: MKPTEARQNVFQKYEKLGRKLKKLVYDQDEAIDEVIDAFIHMACKPVQSPPRAIFTFIGPPYVGKAYLARSLAALMDDYTAFRQFDMGQYTTPEDETRLLGQVGYDGGQDGELMVFLRSRPRSILLFNEIEKADTRLQNALLEILTGDPQETGLDCSEVLVIFTSTLGSAMYQSRAFMTAVRENRLQAQALIMDAVSKEKKMGLETVQPVISTKLLSVMSQAYLVIFRRLSLDAVVKIGKTTLKTLSRHFSRTTGIELVFEGFVPMVKLLVLSFAPYINTRRIQKRLPDLLLGQITQYVREGHPIPGKAVFRISKAAGTFLKRHYRLSITHSQQLFIRNETIELGWDVETGDDAVTFTLARVARKQLPPAKPLFQDDLPEIKFSATGFDDVAGHGPVKKHLREIISILKKTDKVKAFGIGMPKGMLIHGPAGVGKTLLGKAFAREANLPLVYVSGSDLFDPNFIRQVYQKARVFAPSIVFLDEIDIKGVVEGTLTPISVEQILMELEAVSSDPAEFVFTIVTAQNREDVNPDLVSPGRIDISVEVPELDREARRFFIEKILEKPNDGNIDVDKVIRYISGMSGYELERIGQEAAFYAIRNDLDCITEEILIDQINTIKYGSKLDRKHIRNIEEDLRKTAIHEAAHAVISQTLLPHVKIEQVTITPRSNTLGFVAYTGEDFDDNFTKEEIFNNICVMLSGRIAQIRKFGPSGMDSGSGIDLEQATQLAYSAVAGMGMDEEIGFVHVDTLQHHVEKTMFQGILEKRIQHWIGDASAKAGMLVEKHWDRIEHLASVLIQQEIVDGAELDVLMKGD; the protein is encoded by the coding sequence ATGAAGCCGACCGAGGCTCGGCAAAACGTGTTTCAGAAATATGAAAAGCTGGGGCGGAAGTTGAAAAAGCTCGTCTACGACCAGGACGAGGCCATCGACGAGGTTATCGACGCCTTCATCCACATGGCCTGCAAACCCGTCCAGTCTCCACCCAGGGCCATCTTCACCTTCATCGGACCGCCTTACGTGGGCAAGGCCTATCTGGCCCGATCCCTGGCCGCCCTCATGGATGACTACACCGCCTTTCGGCAGTTCGACATGGGACAGTACACCACCCCCGAGGACGAGACCCGGCTTCTGGGGCAGGTGGGCTACGACGGCGGTCAGGACGGCGAGTTGATGGTCTTTCTGAGGAGCCGGCCCCGGTCGATCCTCCTGTTCAATGAGATCGAAAAGGCGGACACGCGGCTCCAGAACGCCCTTCTTGAGATCCTCACCGGCGATCCCCAGGAAACCGGCCTCGACTGCAGCGAGGTGCTGGTGATTTTCACCTCCACCCTCGGCAGCGCCATGTACCAGAGTCGCGCCTTCATGACGGCGGTCCGGGAGAACCGCCTCCAGGCCCAGGCCCTGATCATGGATGCCGTCTCCAAGGAAAAAAAGATGGGGCTCGAGACGGTTCAGCCCGTCATCTCCACCAAGCTGCTTTCGGTGATGTCCCAGGCATACCTGGTGATTTTCCGGCGGCTCTCCCTGGACGCCGTGGTGAAAATCGGCAAAACCACACTGAAGACCCTGTCCCGTCATTTTTCCAGAACCACGGGCATCGAGCTGGTGTTCGAGGGTTTTGTCCCGATGGTCAAGCTGCTGGTGCTCTCCTTCGCACCCTACATCAACACGCGCCGCATTCAGAAACGGCTGCCGGATCTGCTTCTCGGGCAGATCACCCAATACGTCCGGGAGGGACATCCCATACCGGGGAAGGCCGTTTTCAGGATCTCGAAAGCGGCCGGCACCTTTCTGAAGCGCCACTACCGGTTGAGCATCACCCATTCCCAGCAGCTCTTCATCAGGAACGAGACCATCGAGCTCGGCTGGGATGTCGAGACCGGCGACGACGCCGTGACCTTTACCCTGGCCCGGGTCGCCCGGAAACAGCTGCCGCCCGCGAAGCCGCTTTTCCAGGACGATCTTCCCGAAATCAAATTCTCCGCCACGGGGTTCGACGACGTCGCCGGCCACGGACCCGTCAAGAAGCATCTGAGGGAGATCATCTCGATCCTGAAAAAGACGGACAAGGTCAAGGCGTTCGGGATCGGGATGCCCAAGGGCATGCTCATTCACGGTCCCGCGGGCGTCGGCAAGACCCTCCTGGGCAAGGCATTCGCCAGGGAGGCCAACCTGCCCCTGGTCTATGTCTCGGGAAGCGACCTTTTCGATCCCAATTTTATCCGGCAGGTCTACCAGAAGGCCCGGGTGTTCGCCCCCAGCATCGTCTTTCTGGACGAAATCGACATCAAGGGCGTCGTGGAGGGGACGCTCACCCCCATATCGGTGGAACAGATCCTGATGGAGCTGGAAGCCGTCTCCTCGGATCCCGCCGAGTTCGTCTTCACCATCGTCACGGCCCAGAACCGGGAGGACGTCAACCCCGATCTGGTCTCCCCCGGCCGGATCGACATTTCCGTCGAGGTTCCGGAGCTCGATCGTGAGGCCCGGCGGTTCTTCATCGAGAAAATCCTCGAAAAACCCAACGACGGCAACATCGACGTCGACAAGGTCATCCGTTATATCTCGGGGATGAGCGGATACGAGCTCGAACGCATCGGTCAGGAGGCGGCCTTTTACGCCATCCGCAACGATCTGGACTGCATCACCGAAGAGATCCTCATCGATCAGATCAACACCATCAAGTACGGGAGCAAGCTCGACCGGAAACACATTCGGAACATCGAGGAAGACCTCAGGAAAACCGCCATCCACGAGGCGGCCCATGCGGTGATTTCCCAGACCCTCCTGCCCCACGTCAAGATCGAGCAGGTCACCATCACGCCCCGATCCAACACCCTGGGGTTTGTCGCCTACACCGGCGAGGATTTCGACGACAATTTCACCAAAGAGGAGATCTTCAACAATATCTGTGTGATGCTCTCGGGAAGGATCGCCCAGATCCGGAAATTCGGCCCGAGCGGCATGGACAGCGGATCGGGAATCGACCTCGAGCAGGCCACGCAACTTGCCTATTCGGCCGTCGCGGGGATGGGCATGGACGAAGAGATCGGGTTTGTCCATGTGGATACCCTCCAGCACCATGTGGAAAAAACCATGTTTCAGGGGATACTGGAGAAGCGTATCCAGCACTGGATCGGCGATGCCTCGGCCAAGGCCGGGATGCTCGTGGAAAAGCACTGGGACAGGATCGAACATCTGGCGTCCGTCCTCATTCAACAGGAGATCGTCGACGGCGCTGAGCTGGATGTACTGATGAAGGGAGACTGA
- a CDS encoding hybrid sensor histidine kinase/response regulator, which translates to MKLLIADDDPTIRAYLKHIAAKWGYDIIEAVNGVQAWSALTSEDPPRLAILDWVMPEPDGVEICRRMQYHADERFIYLILLTSKTEKQSIVHALDSGAHDYLTKPFYVNELRSRVAVGKRFVEAQDKLRESNEIKNKFLRIAAHDLRNPLAVIINIAQVLRSGLLRESPEKGDDLLMRIDQSARHMLSLVNDLLDVSIIESGHLKLSTAATSLNTLLTQRIQFAEHLAAKKQITIQTEIEEIPPFSFDPNRISQVIDNLISNAVKYSPKGSLVQVFLKRKDGKAWVFVRDQGPGISSEDQKRLFGEFQRLGSPPTDGEASTGLGLAIAKKIVEAHNGRIGVQSRIGSGAIFSFALPIL; encoded by the coding sequence ATGAAGCTGCTCATCGCTGATGACGACCCGACCATTCGCGCCTACCTCAAGCATATCGCGGCCAAGTGGGGGTATGACATCATCGAGGCGGTGAACGGGGTCCAGGCCTGGTCGGCGCTGACCTCGGAGGATCCGCCCCGGCTGGCCATACTCGACTGGGTCATGCCGGAGCCGGACGGCGTCGAGATCTGCCGACGCATGCAGTATCATGCCGACGAGCGATTCATCTACCTGATCCTCCTGACCAGCAAAACGGAAAAACAGAGCATCGTCCACGCCCTGGACAGCGGGGCCCACGATTACCTGACCAAACCCTTTTACGTCAACGAACTCCGCAGCCGCGTCGCCGTCGGAAAGCGTTTCGTCGAGGCGCAGGACAAGCTGAGGGAATCCAACGAGATCAAGAACAAATTCCTGAGGATCGCGGCCCACGATCTCAGAAACCCCCTTGCGGTCATCATCAACATCGCCCAGGTGCTGCGCTCCGGACTTCTCCGGGAGTCTCCCGAGAAGGGCGACGATCTGCTCATGAGAATCGATCAGTCCGCCCGGCACATGCTCTCTCTGGTCAATGATCTTCTGGACGTGTCGATCATCGAGAGCGGCCATCTCAAACTCTCCACGGCGGCGACCTCCCTCAACACCCTGTTGACGCAGAGGATTCAGTTTGCCGAGCACCTGGCGGCCAAGAAGCAGATTACCATCCAGACCGAAATCGAGGAGATTCCGCCCTTCTCCTTCGACCCCAACCGCATCAGCCAGGTCATCGACAACCTCATCAGCAATGCCGTCAAGTATTCCCCCAAAGGCAGTCTCGTGCAGGTGTTCCTGAAGCGAAAAGACGGGAAGGCCTGGGTCTTTGTCAGGGACCAGGGCCCCGGCATCTCCAGCGAGGACCAGAAACGGCTCTTCGGGGAGTTCCAGCGGCTCGGGAGCCCGCCCACCGACGGAGAGGCCAGTACGGGATTGGGACTCGCCATCGCCAAAAAAATCGTCGAGGCGCACAACGGAAGGATCGGCGTTCAGAGCCGGATCGGATCCGGTGCCATTTTCAGTTTTGCACTTCCCATCCTCTGA